In Coleofasciculus sp. FACHB-T130, one DNA window encodes the following:
- a CDS encoding GAF domain-containing protein has product MQSNFNRDSDSSPAIQDSDPGLRAFANRLANSIERDVLVQKTTDELRDLLQVDRVVLYYFYRQWKGQVTFESLRSREYSIFGSTGPDDCFNDEYAALYQAGRIRALADIELEPINPCHRDFLRTMKVRANLVVPILNSVRLWGLLVAHNCQDARTWTSSDLEAMQKAAETLATAPSIRDS; this is encoded by the coding sequence GTGCAAAGTAACTTTAACAGAGATTCTGACTCTAGTCCTGCTATACAAGATAGCGATCCGGGTTTGCGAGCATTTGCTAACCGTCTTGCCAATAGTATCGAGCGAGATGTTTTAGTTCAAAAGACGACCGACGAGCTAAGAGATTTGCTTCAAGTCGATCGCGTCGTTTTATATTACTTTTATCGCCAATGGAAAGGGCAGGTTACGTTTGAGTCCTTGAGGTCTAGAGAATACTCGATCTTCGGCTCAACAGGCCCCGATGATTGTTTTAATGATGAATATGCTGCCTTGTACCAAGCAGGAAGGATACGAGCGCTCGCAGATATTGAATTAGAACCGATTAACCCTTGCCACCGCGATTTTCTCCGCACGATGAAGGTACGCGCTAATTTAGTGGTGCCAATTCTCAATTCTGTTCGGTTGTGGGGATTGCTAGTTGCTCATAATTGTCAGGATGCTCGTACCTGGACATCATCGGATCTTGAAGCAATGCAAAAAGCAGCAGAAACTTTGGCAACGGCTCCTTCAATCCGAGATAGCTAA
- a CDS encoding PAS domain S-box protein — protein MLQFLQTFLGSNSFIPHGHCYLWQPELVGLHIISDMLIALAYYSIPITLFYFVNKRKDLPYAGIFLLFGTFIISCGTTHLIEVWTLWHPIYWIAGFIKALTAGISVYTAASLVPLIPKALALPSPAQLEAANRNLENEIIERYCVEEQLRKSQQMLQLVMDNIPQFIFWKDKNLVYLGCNQNFAQLVGVGKPENIVGKTDYDLLFTEKTGLLRDSERRIMETNTPEYHSIESTLKADGKPSWIDSNKVPLHDGEENVVGILCTFEDITERKAAEEELRKSRERFDLAVQGSKDGLWDWDIATNETYFSPQWKKMLGYEEHELPNQIEEWEKRLHPDDRDRAIAIVQGYLMNSQASNYELQHRLQHKDGSYRWILARGAALRDDNGKAIRMAGSHTDITQRQRAEETAKKAKEELEFSYSLVCAVIEGTPDAIYVKDLQGRYLMINSAGAAVFGRPEGKIIGKDDTELLPLELAHPVMETDRQIMTTGVTQVVEETILTTGITRTFLSTKSVYRDPKGKVIGLVGVAREITQRKQAEEALKKAKEELEIRVEERTCELRAAIGQLQSEIANREEAEAALKASEQRYRHLVETSQDLIWSVDRQGRFTFVNSAVKQMHGYDPQEMIGRLFTDFQPPEQVEQNWQIHLRLLEGEPYFQYETVHLRKDGTPIQMSFNAIASKDDAGNILGTTGTARNITSDKQAEAALRESEQQLQAILAYSPAAIYVKDIQGRNILMNRKCANLLNVDAEAVKGKTEFEYLPYEVAEALQTNDQKVLAAGIPLESEEVIPQDDGLHTYISMKFPLYDDNGMPYAVCGISTDITERKQAEVALQLSETRFRQLAQQEELLNRLANQIRNTLDLDTILETAVGAIQRRMGIESCTFAWYRPHSSPPGWEVVKEARTSTEANWLGFYPVGFFPKFEEKMLNLEMFRLDEVQTPDDPVIPQTLLVAGTRSALALPIQTPSGELGALACHRRNQVQPWTDSEVELLSAVVNQLAIAINQAELYNQQLDAASTAQTKAAQLEHALRELKQTQAQLIQSEKMSSLGQLVAGVAHEINNPVNFISGNLSYANAYALDLLRLLQLYQEHYPQPPAAIQAQAEEIDLVFLLEDLPKILSSMKVGADRIREIVLSLRNFSRLDEAEMKTVDIHEGIDSTLLILQNRLKAKPDRSGIQIVKEYGNLPKVECYAGQINQVFMNILTNAIDALEAVHCSPFAVRGNKPSAMNPEESPTIWIRTSTVQPNQVRIQIADNGPGMTEEVSSRLFDPFFTTKPVGSGTGLGMSISYQIVDKHNGQLKCTSAPGQGAEFLIEIPIEQQKSQLLVNQEV, from the coding sequence ATGCTGCAATTTTTGCAGACTTTTTTGGGTTCAAACTCTTTTATTCCACATGGACATTGTTACTTGTGGCAACCAGAGCTAGTAGGGCTGCATATCATATCAGATATGCTAATCGCTCTTGCCTATTACTCTATTCCTATCACGCTTTTTTACTTCGTCAACAAGCGAAAAGATTTACCCTATGCTGGGATATTTCTATTATTTGGAACCTTTATTATTTCCTGTGGGACCACTCATCTCATAGAAGTGTGGACGCTTTGGCATCCGATTTATTGGATAGCTGGTTTCATCAAAGCGCTAACGGCTGGAATATCAGTTTATACAGCAGCCAGCTTAGTCCCACTAATTCCCAAAGCCCTCGCGTTACCCAGCCCAGCTCAATTGGAGGCAGCAAATCGCAATCTAGAAAACGAAATTATTGAGCGCTATTGCGTTGAAGAACAACTGCGGAAGTCGCAACAAATGCTGCAATTGGTGATGGATAATATTCCCCAATTCATCTTTTGGAAAGACAAGAATTTAGTTTATTTAGGGTGTAATCAGAACTTTGCCCAATTAGTAGGGGTTGGCAAGCCAGAAAATATTGTTGGAAAAACCGACTACGATTTGTTGTTCACAGAAAAAACGGGCTTATTGCGGGATAGCGAACGGCGAATTATGGAAACAAACACGCCAGAATATCACAGCATTGAATCAACGCTCAAGGCGGATGGTAAACCGTCTTGGATAGACAGTAACAAAGTTCCACTCCATGATGGTGAAGAAAACGTGGTCGGCATCCTTTGCACTTTTGAAGATATTACCGAACGGAAAGCTGCTGAAGAAGAGTTACGTAAGAGCCGAGAACGGTTTGATTTAGCAGTTCAAGGTTCTAAAGATGGATTATGGGATTGGGATATAGCAACCAACGAGACCTATTTTTCACCTCAATGGAAGAAGATGCTGGGCTATGAAGAGCATGAGTTGCCCAATCAGATTGAAGAGTGGGAAAAACGATTGCATCCCGATGACCGCGATCGCGCGATCGCGATCGTCCAAGGTTATCTCATGAATAGCCAAGCTTCTAATTACGAATTACAGCATCGCTTGCAGCACAAAGATGGCTCCTATCGGTGGATTTTAGCGCGGGGAGCAGCGCTGCGAGATGACAATGGCAAAGCGATTCGGATGGCGGGATCGCACACGGACATCACCCAACGCCAGCGAGCCGAGGAAACTGCGAAAAAAGCCAAAGAAGAACTAGAATTCAGCTACAGCCTTGTGTGTGCGGTGATTGAAGGCACCCCGGATGCTATTTATGTGAAGGATCTTCAGGGTCGCTATTTGATGATCAACTCGGCGGGTGCCGCTGTTTTTGGCAGACCGGAAGGGAAAATTATCGGCAAGGATGATACCGAGTTACTGCCTCTAGAGTTGGCACATCCAGTCATGGAGACTGACCGCCAAATCATGACGACGGGCGTGACTCAAGTTGTCGAGGAAACGATACTCACCACAGGGATTACCCGGACATTTCTTTCCACAAAAAGCGTCTACCGCGACCCTAAAGGAAAGGTTATCGGTTTAGTTGGCGTAGCGCGGGAAATCACCCAGCGCAAACAAGCAGAGGAAGCACTCAAGAAAGCCAAAGAAGAACTAGAAATCCGCGTTGAGGAGCGTACCTGCGAATTAAGAGCTGCCATTGGGCAATTGCAAAGCGAAATTGCCAACCGGGAAGAGGCAGAGGCGGCGCTGAAGGCGAGTGAGCAAAGATACCGCCATTTGGTCGAGACTTCCCAGGATTTGATTTGGTCGGTGGATAGACAGGGGCGATTTACATTTGTCAACTCTGCGGTCAAACAAATGCATGGATACGATCCCCAAGAAATGATCGGGCGTTTGTTCACCGATTTCCAGCCACCGGAACAAGTGGAGCAGAACTGGCAGATACATCTGCGCCTGCTGGAGGGTGAGCCGTATTTCCAATACGAAACGGTGCATCTGCGTAAAGATGGAACGCCAATTCAGATGAGCTTCAACGCGATCGCATCTAAGGACGACGCCGGAAACATCCTCGGCACCACGGGCACTGCGAGGAACATCACAAGTGACAAACAGGCTGAAGCCGCTCTGAGGGAGAGCGAACAGCAGCTTCAAGCAATTCTGGCTTACTCTCCAGCCGCTATCTACGTCAAGGATATTCAAGGTCGTAATATTTTGATGAACCGCAAGTGTGCCAACTTGCTCAACGTGGATGCAGAGGCAGTCAAAGGGAAGACCGAGTTCGAGTACTTACCTTATGAGGTCGCTGAGGCATTGCAAACCAACGATCAAAAGGTACTTGCGGCAGGGATTCCTTTAGAAAGTGAGGAAGTGATTCCTCAAGACGACGGCTTACACACCTACATTTCGATGAAGTTTCCGCTTTACGACGACAATGGTATGCCTTATGCAGTTTGCGGCATTTCCACCGACATCACCGAACGCAAACAGGCTGAAGTCGCTCTGCAACTATCGGAAACTCGATTCAGACAACTCGCTCAGCAGGAAGAACTACTCAACCGTCTAGCTAACCAGATCCGGAACACCCTCGATCTAGATACGATTCTAGAAACCGCCGTAGGGGCGATCCAAAGGCGGATGGGGATTGAGTCATGCACCTTCGCTTGGTATCGCCCCCATTCCTCACCCCCCGGATGGGAGGTTGTTAAGGAAGCGAGAACTTCCACCGAAGCGAACTGGCTTGGCTTCTATCCGGTGGGATTTTTTCCAAAGTTTGAGGAAAAAATGCTGAATTTAGAAATGTTCCGCCTGGATGAAGTGCAAACTCCGGACGATCCAGTCATTCCGCAAACATTACTCGTTGCAGGCACTCGGTCAGCGCTGGCGCTGCCAATACAGACACCGAGTGGCGAACTGGGTGCCTTGGCTTGTCATCGCCGGAACCAAGTGCAACCTTGGACGGACAGCGAGGTGGAATTACTCTCGGCGGTTGTCAACCAGCTAGCGATCGCGATTAACCAAGCCGAACTTTACAACCAGCAGCTCGATGCTGCCAGCACTGCCCAAACTAAAGCCGCTCAGCTTGAACACGCCTTGCGCGAACTGAAGCAAACTCAAGCTCAACTGATTCAAAGTGAAAAAATGTCCTCTTTAGGGCAGTTGGTTGCAGGGGTTGCTCACGAAATTAACAATCCCGTTAACTTCATCTCCGGCAATCTCTCTTACGCTAATGCATACGCTCTCGATTTACTACGCCTGCTTCAGCTCTACCAGGAACACTATCCCCAGCCACCCGCCGCCATTCAAGCTCAGGCGGAAGAAATCGACCTGGTTTTCCTACTCGAAGACCTGCCTAAAATCCTATCTTCTATGAAGGTAGGAGCTGACCGCATCCGCGAAATAGTCCTGAGTTTACGAAACTTCTCTCGTCTTGATGAGGCAGAGATGAAGACTGTCGATATTCATGAAGGCATCGATAGCACGCTGCTGATCCTGCAAAATCGTCTGAAAGCCAAACCGGATCGTTCGGGTATTCAGATCGTCAAAGAATATGGCAACCTACCCAAAGTTGAATGCTATGCGGGACAGATTAATCAAGTATTTATGAATATTTTGACGAATGCGATTGATGCCCTCGAAGCAGTTCATTGCTCGCCGTTCGCCGTTCGCGGCAATAAACCATCAGCGATGAACCCCGAAGAATCTCCAACAATTTGGATTCGGACTTCTACGGTGCAACCCAATCAAGTCAGGATTCAGATTGCTGACAATGGCCCAGGAATGACGGAGGAAGTCAGCAGTCGGTTATTCGATCCGTTTTTTACAACTAAGCCGGTCGGTTCTGGGACAGGTTTGGGGATGTCAATTAGCTACCAAATTGTAGATAAGCATAACGGTCAACTGAAATGTACTTCAGCACCGGGACAGGGTGCAGAGTTCTTAATTGAGATTCCAATTGAGCAACAAAAAAGTCAATTACTGGTGAATCAAGAAGTATAA
- a CDS encoding succinate dehydrogenase/fumarate reductase flavoprotein subunit: MLEHDVVIVGGGLAGCRAALEIARTEPSLDVALIAKTHPIRSHSVAAQGGMAATLKNVDPEDTWKDHAFDTVKGSDYLADQDAVEILTREAPDTIIDLEHMGVLFSRLPDGRIAQRAFGGHSHRRTCYAADKTGHAILHELVNNLRRHGVRIYDEWYVMQLILEDAQAKGVVMYQILDGRIEVVRAKAVMFATGGYGRVFNTTSNDYASTGDGLAMSALAGVPLEDMEFVQFHPTGLYPVGVLISEAVRGEGAYLINAEGDRFMATYAPSRMELAPRDITSRAIAREIRAGRGVHPDGSAGGPFVYLDLRHMGREKIMSRVPFAWEEAHRLLSIDAVDQPMPVRPTAHYSMGGIPVNTSGQVKSGPDGLIDAFFAAGEAACVSVHGANRLGSNSLLECVVYGRKTGATIAQFVQNRKLPELDEQPYLLEAHCKIQAQLEQSGQYRINQVRQAFQDCMTEYCGVFRSEELMREGLNKLQQIQQQSQDIYLDDKGKLWNTEVIEALELRSLIIVGQMILTSALNRQESRGAHYREDYPERDDENFLKHTMAFYSPAGIDLRDRPVNITMFEPKERKY; encoded by the coding sequence ATGCTTGAACACGATGTCGTGATTGTGGGAGGTGGATTAGCGGGGTGTCGCGCCGCCTTAGAGATTGCCCGCACAGAACCCAGCTTAGATGTGGCGCTGATTGCCAAAACTCACCCAATTCGTTCCCATTCGGTCGCCGCGCAGGGGGGTATGGCGGCAACGCTGAAGAATGTAGACCCTGAAGACACTTGGAAAGACCACGCTTTTGACACCGTAAAGGGATCTGACTACCTGGCGGATCAGGATGCGGTGGAAATCCTCACCCGCGAGGCTCCAGACACGATCATCGACCTGGAACACATGGGAGTATTGTTTTCCCGATTGCCGGATGGTCGGATTGCCCAGCGAGCTTTTGGGGGACATTCTCACCGGCGCACTTGCTATGCAGCGGATAAGACGGGTCACGCGATTCTGCACGAACTGGTGAATAATCTCCGGCGTCACGGCGTCCGCATCTACGATGAGTGGTACGTGATGCAGCTGATTCTGGAAGACGCCCAGGCGAAGGGTGTGGTGATGTACCAGATTCTGGACGGGCGAATTGAGGTTGTACGGGCGAAGGCGGTGATGTTCGCCACGGGCGGCTATGGCAGGGTATTTAACACCACCTCGAATGACTACGCCTCGACGGGGGATGGGTTGGCGATGTCTGCCCTCGCCGGGGTGCCGTTGGAAGATATGGAGTTTGTGCAGTTTCACCCGACGGGCTTGTATCCGGTGGGGGTGCTGATTTCGGAAGCTGTGCGGGGTGAAGGCGCGTATTTGATCAACGCTGAGGGCGATCGCTTTATGGCGACTTATGCCCCCAGTCGCATGGAACTCGCTCCCCGCGATATTACTTCACGAGCGATCGCGCGAGAAATTCGTGCGGGAAGGGGCGTTCATCCCGATGGCAGCGCCGGTGGCCCGTTTGTCTATCTCGACTTGCGCCACATGGGGCGAGAAAAAATTATGAGTCGGGTTCCCTTTGCTTGGGAAGAAGCTCACCGATTACTCAGCATCGATGCCGTAGATCAACCGATGCCCGTGCGCCCTACGGCTCACTATTCAATGGGCGGTATCCCCGTCAATACCAGCGGTCAGGTGAAAAGTGGCCCAGATGGTTTAATTGACGCTTTCTTTGCCGCTGGAGAAGCTGCTTGTGTCTCGGTTCACGGGGCAAATCGATTGGGCAGTAATTCCCTGTTGGAGTGTGTGGTTTATGGCAGAAAAACGGGGGCAACGATCGCGCAATTTGTCCAAAACCGCAAGTTGCCCGAACTGGATGAGCAACCCTATCTGCTAGAAGCTCACTGCAAAATCCAAGCGCAACTAGAACAATCGGGTCAATACCGGATTAACCAAGTGCGTCAAGCCTTCCAAGACTGCATGACTGAGTATTGTGGTGTCTTCCGCAGCGAGGAATTGATGCGCGAAGGTTTGAACAAGCTGCAACAGATTCAGCAGCAATCCCAGGATATTTACCTGGATGACAAGGGTAAACTCTGGAACACTGAAGTCATCGAGGCGCTGGAACTCCGCAGTTTGATTATTGTCGGACAAATGATTCTGACATCGGCGCTCAACCGTCAAGAAAGTCGAGGCGCTCATTACCGCGAAGATTATCCTGAGCGTGACGATGAGAATTTCCTCAAGCACACGATGGCTTTCTATTCTCCAGCCGGGATCGATTTGCGCGATCGCCCGGTAAACATTACTATGTTTGAGCCAAAGGAACGGAAGTATTAA
- a CDS encoding TMEM165/GDT1 family protein, which yields MLTAFTAGLLFITFSELGDKTFFIAVILAMRHSRRLVFAGVVAALAAMTVLSVLLGQVASLLPKHYLHLAEIIFFVGFGVKLLYEASQMPAGPDCEEAEEAIATVKEAESKMPKKKTPWAIVLEAFMLTFVAEWGDRTQIATIALAASQSAVGVTAGAIAGHSICAAIAVLGGRMIAGRISERLITAIGGGLFLLFGALALLEGN from the coding sequence ATGCTGACAGCTTTTACTGCCGGTTTATTATTCATCACTTTTTCCGAATTAGGCGATAAAACCTTTTTCATTGCGGTAATTCTGGCAATGCGCCACTCCCGACGACTGGTATTTGCAGGAGTTGTGGCGGCATTGGCAGCAATGACGGTTCTGTCGGTTCTCTTGGGACAAGTGGCGTCTCTACTCCCCAAGCATTATCTTCATTTGGCGGAAATTATTTTTTTTGTTGGCTTCGGGGTGAAGTTATTGTACGAAGCAAGCCAGATGCCAGCGGGACCAGACTGTGAAGAAGCCGAAGAAGCGATCGCCACGGTTAAAGAAGCTGAGTCGAAAATGCCAAAAAAGAAAACTCCTTGGGCGATTGTCCTCGAAGCCTTTATGCTGACATTTGTAGCAGAGTGGGGCGATCGCACTCAGATTGCCACAATTGCTCTAGCTGCGTCCCAGTCGGCTGTAGGGGTTACGGCTGGGGCTATTGCGGGGCATAGTATTTGTGCAGCGATCGCTGTTTTGGGGGGTCGGATGATCGCCGGACGAATTTCCGAGCGATTAATTACAGCAATTGGGGGCGGCTTGTTTTTGCTGTTTGGAGCGCTCGCCTTATTGGAAGGAAATTAA
- a CDS encoding tetratricopeptide repeat protein — translation MSQKRNRWFINLVLGLGVLIFVGLSIIPLVGIVFDGKEPTTGATPTPTQTAGVANQAELEAQAKGYELVLQREPQNQTALRGLLEARLKMRDIKGAIAPLDKLAKLNPDQSEYAVLLAQAKQQTGDREGAAQTYRSILTSKPGDMNALQGLVSLLVQQNRPEAAIGLLQDTLKTAPQVNQVQPGSVDVTSVQLELGKVYVEQKRYPEAIAIYDDAIKGNRQDFRPVLAKALVLREQGKIAEAKPLFNTAIALAPARVKDQIKQLAADAPAPTAAPTTAPTTSPTTSPSVSPSPTP, via the coding sequence GTGTCCCAAAAGCGCAATCGCTGGTTTATTAATCTAGTCCTAGGGCTAGGCGTGTTAATCTTTGTCGGATTATCCATCATTCCGTTGGTGGGTATTGTTTTTGACGGCAAAGAGCCTACTACTGGGGCAACCCCAACACCGACTCAGACGGCAGGGGTAGCTAATCAAGCGGAACTGGAAGCGCAAGCGAAAGGTTACGAACTGGTTTTGCAGCGAGAACCACAGAATCAAACGGCGCTGCGGGGGTTGTTAGAAGCACGGCTAAAAATGCGCGATATCAAAGGCGCGATCGCACCTTTGGACAAACTGGCAAAGCTGAATCCCGATCAAAGCGAGTACGCAGTTTTACTTGCACAAGCTAAACAGCAAACAGGAGATCGCGAAGGGGCTGCCCAAACTTATCGCTCGATTTTGACTTCTAAACCGGGAGATATGAACGCCCTGCAAGGTCTTGTGAGTCTCTTGGTACAACAAAACCGTCCGGAAGCAGCGATTGGCTTGCTGCAAGACACGTTGAAAACTGCTCCCCAAGTGAATCAAGTTCAACCTGGTAGCGTCGATGTCACTTCGGTGCAGTTGGAGTTGGGCAAGGTTTACGTTGAGCAAAAGCGCTATCCGGAAGCGATCGCTATCTACGATGACGCCATCAAAGGCAATCGACAGGATTTTCGTCCGGTGCTAGCGAAGGCACTGGTGCTGCGAGAACAAGGCAAAATCGCCGAAGCTAAACCCCTATTCAATACGGCGATCGCTCTAGCTCCAGCTAGAGTCAAAGACCAAATTAAACAACTGGCGGCTGACGCACCCGCACCCACGGCTGCGCCCACGACTGCGCCCACGACTTCACCTACGACTTCGCCTTCTGTATCTCCCAGCCCTACGCCTTAA
- a CDS encoding homocysteine biosynthesis protein, whose protein sequence is MRTLAEINDKISHQRAVVWTIEELKARVAEVGVTQAAKQVDVITTGTFEPMESSGAIINLGHTDPPIKIRSCWLDGVLAYSGFGAVDLYLGATQMVEYRSTGEPLDGEESRERGGGHVIEDLIAGKTVQLRAIGQGTDCYPRASFETTITRDTINQFYLYNPRNLYQNFIVGVNGGDRPLYTYLGPLQPRLANAVYSNAGAISPLLNDPDLQTIGIGTRIFLGGGVGYVAWEGTQHFPLQKRLPNRTPVGPAATLALMGDAKQMNSRWVRGCYFKNYGPSMMLGVGIPLPVLQEQVVANCAVQDKEIVAPVVDFSIPRRVRPTFGLVSYAQLKTGRITIEGKPVRVAPLVSLFFSNQVALELKQWIEAGTFTLTEPVAPIPLDRSFLPQDRWGSQISLD, encoded by the coding sequence ATGCGAACCCTTGCCGAAATTAACGACAAAATCAGCCACCAGCGTGCAGTGGTGTGGACAATAGAAGAATTAAAAGCACGGGTGGCAGAAGTGGGAGTCACCCAAGCTGCGAAGCAAGTAGATGTCATTACCACCGGCACTTTCGAGCCGATGGAGTCTTCGGGGGCGATTATTAACCTGGGACACACCGATCCCCCAATTAAAATTCGCTCCTGTTGGTTAGATGGGGTTTTAGCCTACTCTGGCTTTGGGGCAGTGGATCTGTATCTGGGAGCAACCCAGATGGTGGAATATCGGAGTACGGGCGAACCCCTAGACGGCGAGGAATCTAGAGAACGCGGCGGCGGTCATGTGATTGAAGATTTAATTGCCGGGAAAACGGTGCAACTACGCGCCATTGGGCAAGGGACGGACTGCTACCCTCGTGCTTCCTTTGAGACAACCATCACCCGCGACACGATTAACCAGTTTTATCTATATAATCCCCGCAATCTATACCAAAATTTTATCGTCGGGGTGAATGGAGGCGATCGCCCACTTTATACTTACCTCGGCCCTCTGCAACCCCGCCTCGCCAATGCCGTCTACTCAAACGCTGGGGCAATTTCTCCCCTCCTGAACGATCCAGACCTGCAAACGATCGGGATTGGCACTCGGATTTTCTTAGGCGGCGGCGTTGGCTATGTAGCGTGGGAAGGCACCCAACACTTCCCCTTACAAAAGCGGTTGCCAAATCGAACGCCTGTTGGTCCGGCGGCTACCCTTGCCTTAATGGGAGACGCCAAACAAATGAATTCTCGCTGGGTGCGCGGCTGTTACTTCAAAAATTATGGCCCTTCTATGATGCTCGGCGTTGGTATCCCACTGCCCGTTTTACAAGAGCAAGTCGTCGCCAATTGTGCCGTGCAAGACAAGGAGATCGTTGCGCCGGTTGTCGATTTCTCGATTCCTCGGCGCGTCCGTCCCACTTTTGGGCTTGTGAGTTACGCCCAGCTGAAGACGGGACGCATCACAATAGAGGGCAAACCCGTGCGGGTTGCCCCCTTAGTCAGCCTATTTTTTTCTAATCAAGTAGCGCTGGAGTTGAAGCAATGGATTGAGGCGGGGACATTTACCCTCACCGAACCTGTTGCCCCCATTCCACTGGATCGCTCATTTTTACCCCAAGACCGATGGGGTTCTCAAATTTCCCTAGATTAG
- a CDS encoding AI-2E family transporter produces the protein MNLGQWIGLFVLVVSLYVLWQIRQVLLLVFAAVVLATALNRLARRLQRSGMKHGIAILASIVLLLALIVGFFWLIVPPFTVQFQELTERVPRGFERLNLWVDRLRTGLPSQLTPYLPDVESISQQVQPLINRLLGSSVAFFSSSLGIILNVLLVLVLTGMFLANPQAYRKGFVRLFPSFYRRRVDGILDQCEVSLGRWLGGALISMSVVALMSMIGLSVLRIPSPLAQGILAGVLNLIPNLGPTISVIPPMAIALLEAPWKCLAVFGLYFFIQQVESNFLTPYVMAQQVSLLPAVTLLAQVFFATFFGFLGLVLALPLTVVGQIWFKEVLFKDVLDQWRSQREADFDPEGIATSHEAAEFERETVVLPEGKSSINDKPNLDNENQANVNDVTGKGKK, from the coding sequence GTGAATCTAGGTCAGTGGATTGGCTTATTCGTCTTAGTCGTTTCTCTTTATGTTTTGTGGCAAATTCGGCAGGTGTTGCTGTTGGTGTTTGCCGCCGTTGTGTTGGCGACTGCCTTAAACCGATTGGCGCGGCGGCTGCAACGATCGGGAATGAAACATGGCATCGCGATCCTGGCGTCGATTGTCTTATTATTAGCTCTGATTGTTGGGTTTTTTTGGCTGATTGTGCCGCCCTTTACCGTCCAGTTTCAAGAACTCACAGAACGGGTTCCTAGAGGGTTTGAGCGCTTGAATCTTTGGGTAGATCGCCTCAGAACGGGTCTTCCTAGCCAGCTGACACCGTACCTACCCGATGTGGAGAGCATAAGCCAACAAGTACAGCCCTTAATCAATCGGCTATTGGGCAGTTCGGTCGCCTTTTTCTCCAGCTCTTTAGGGATTATCCTCAACGTTTTGCTGGTGCTGGTTTTAACCGGAATGTTCTTAGCAAATCCCCAAGCTTACCGCAAGGGATTTGTGCGGCTATTTCCTTCTTTTTATCGGCGGCGCGTGGATGGGATTTTGGACCAATGCGAGGTGTCATTAGGGCGATGGCTTGGAGGCGCTCTCATCAGCATGAGTGTAGTTGCGCTGATGAGTATGATTGGCTTGTCGGTTTTGCGAATCCCGTCACCGCTGGCTCAAGGGATTTTGGCAGGGGTGCTAAATTTGATTCCCAATCTTGGCCCGACGATTAGTGTCATTCCACCAATGGCGATCGCGCTGTTGGAGGCTCCTTGGAAATGCTTGGCTGTGTTCGGTCTTTACTTTTTTATTCAGCAGGTTGAAAGCAATTTCTTAACACCCTACGTTATGGCTCAACAGGTGTCGCTGTTGCCAGCCGTAACGTTACTTGCTCAAGTATTTTTCGCCACATTCTTTGGATTTTTAGGGTTGGTCTTGGCGTTACCGCTAACCGTTGTTGGTCAGATTTGGTTCAAAGAAGTCTTATTCAAAGATGTTCTCGATCAATGGCGCAGTCAGCGCGAAGCAGATTTTGATCCAGAGGGTATAGCAACGTCTCATGAAGCGGCTGAATTTGAGCGAGAAACTGTGGTGTTGCCGGAAGGGAAGTCATCCATTAATGACAAGCCTAATCTTGATAACGAGAATCAGGCGAATGTTAATGATGTGACTGGTAAAGGGAAGAAGTAG